In a genomic window of Bradyrhizobium ontarionense:
- a CDS encoding NAD(P)-binding domain-containing protein, which yields MSDPCPNATGLAALEARLRQDLAWLEWPAKSWVPRRTVDGVAVHDVVIVGGGMAGLAASAMLKRLGVDNHIVLDRATAGSEGPWVSYARMLTLRSPKELTGPAIGLPALTFRAFYEAQHGREAWQRLDRAPRTLWMDYLVWYRKMLELPVQNEVTVVRIDARAEQLLALDLRSPEGPRRILARHVVLATGRDGLGGPFVPEIADSIDRRYWAHTADTIDFDRLKGKRVAVVGAGASAMDNAAVALETGAARLDLFIRRADIPRINKFTGIGSQGVVHGFAGLTDEWKWRFLDHTIKAQTPPPRPSVLRVSAFPQAQFHLASPILALEEHDDHVVVTTPKGRYPTDFIIFGTGFKVDLALRPELAAFAPHIRFWRDRFPAPAGMANEELSDSPDLGDGFEFLEKVPGTCPALSRLHGFNYPATLSHGKLSGDIPAISEGADRLARGIVRALFVEDRERHFENLKAFATPEIIGDEWTDADAPVPRQPAPITST from the coding sequence ATGAGCGATCCCTGTCCGAACGCGACCGGCCTGGCCGCGCTCGAAGCGCGCCTCCGCCAGGATCTGGCGTGGCTGGAATGGCCGGCGAAATCCTGGGTGCCTCGCCGCACCGTCGATGGCGTCGCGGTCCACGATGTCGTCATTGTGGGCGGCGGTATGGCCGGCCTTGCGGCCTCGGCCATGCTCAAGCGGCTGGGCGTCGACAACCACATCGTGCTCGATCGTGCCACGGCAGGCTCGGAGGGCCCATGGGTCAGCTATGCCCGCATGCTCACGCTGCGTTCGCCGAAGGAATTGACCGGGCCCGCGATCGGCCTGCCGGCGCTGACCTTCCGCGCATTCTATGAGGCGCAGCATGGGCGCGAAGCCTGGCAGCGCCTCGACCGCGCCCCGCGCACGCTGTGGATGGACTACCTCGTCTGGTACCGGAAGATGCTGGAGCTGCCGGTGCAGAACGAGGTGACCGTCGTGCGCATCGACGCGCGCGCTGAACAGTTGCTCGCCCTTGATCTCCGCAGCCCCGAGGGACCGCGCCGGATCCTGGCCCGCCACGTCGTGCTCGCCACCGGCCGCGACGGCCTCGGCGGTCCGTTCGTGCCCGAGATCGCCGACAGCATCGACCGTCGCTACTGGGCCCACACCGCTGATACGATCGACTTCGACCGCCTGAAGGGCAAGCGCGTCGCCGTGGTCGGTGCCGGCGCCTCGGCCATGGACAATGCGGCGGTCGCGCTCGAGACCGGCGCCGCGCGGCTCGACCTGTTCATCCGCCGCGCCGACATTCCGCGCATCAACAAGTTCACGGGCATCGGCAGCCAGGGCGTCGTGCACGGCTTTGCCGGCCTGACCGATGAATGGAAATGGCGCTTCCTCGATCACACCATCAAGGCCCAGACGCCGCCGCCGCGTCCGAGCGTGCTGCGCGTGTCGGCGTTTCCGCAGGCGCAATTCCACTTGGCAAGCCCGATCCTCGCGCTGGAGGAGCACGACGATCATGTGGTCGTCACCACGCCCAAGGGGCGCTACCCGACCGACTTCATCATCTTCGGCACCGGCTTCAAGGTCGACCTCGCGCTGCGCCCCGAGCTCGCAGCGTTCGCTCCCCACATCCGGTTCTGGCGCGACCGCTTCCCGGCGCCGGCCGGTATGGCCAATGAGGAGCTGTCGGACTCGCCGGATCTCGGCGACGGCTTCGAGTTTCTCGAGAAGGTGCCGGGAACGTGCCCTGCGCTATCCCGGCTGCACGGCTTCAACTACCCGGCGACGCTGAGCCACGGCAAGCTCTCGGGCGACATCCCGGCGATCAGCGAGGGCGCCGACCGGCTCGCGCGCGGCATCGTCCGCGCGCTGTTCGTCGAGGATCGCGAGCGGCATTTCGAGAACCTGAAAGCCTTCGCCACGCCGGAGATCATCGGCGACGAATGGACCGACGCCGATGCGCCGGTCCCACGTCAGCCTGCTCCGATCACGTCCACCTGA
- a CDS encoding LysR family transcriptional regulator, giving the protein MHDDVIDIRLLEAFSAVMSAGSITAAARLLGRSQPVVTRQIQDLETDVGYLLFARNGPRIAPTPKGVLFHAEVERLLLGLRHIRARATAIGAGALPVLSLAAISALAAGVVPAALAAMSGDLLPRQVHVQSLSAENVVQSVLAQSADFGLASLPIQHPGLDVQWVCEVPCVACVAADHPLAKKKVIRLKDLGGRRLLTMANPYRLRRRVDEALERAGVRPQEVIETNASLNAVAMARQSLGVAIVEPVLTSHLEMTGIVTRKLDVAIPFLFAAITPAGRELTPTVAALNAALRAAASLMPGARLHDGAAAFAEAAGEAVQVERTA; this is encoded by the coding sequence ATGCATGATGATGTGATCGATATCAGGCTGCTGGAAGCCTTCTCCGCCGTGATGTCCGCCGGCAGCATCACTGCGGCTGCGCGCCTGCTCGGCCGCTCGCAGCCGGTGGTGACGCGGCAGATCCAGGATCTCGAGACCGACGTCGGCTACCTGCTGTTTGCGCGCAACGGCCCGCGCATCGCGCCGACGCCAAAGGGGGTGCTGTTCCACGCCGAGGTCGAGCGGCTGCTGCTCGGCCTCAGGCACATCCGCGCGCGCGCCACGGCGATCGGCGCCGGCGCCCTGCCCGTGCTCAGCCTCGCCGCGATCTCCGCGCTCGCCGCAGGCGTGGTGCCGGCCGCGCTCGCCGCCATGAGCGGCGACCTGCTGCCGCGCCAGGTCCATGTGCAGTCGCTGTCGGCGGAGAACGTCGTGCAGTCCGTGCTGGCCCAGTCGGCGGATTTCGGCCTCGCCAGCCTGCCGATCCAGCATCCCGGCCTCGACGTGCAGTGGGTCTGCGAGGTGCCCTGCGTCGCCTGCGTCGCCGCCGATCACCCGCTGGCGAAGAAGAAGGTGATCCGCCTCAAGGATCTCGGCGGCCGCCGCCTCCTGACCATGGCCAATCCCTATCGCCTGCGCCGCCGCGTCGACGAGGCGCTCGAGCGTGCCGGCGTCAGGCCGCAGGAGGTGATCGAGACCAACGCCTCGCTCAACGCGGTGGCGATGGCCCGGCAGTCGCTCGGCGTTGCGATCGTCGAGCCCGTGCTGACCTCGCATCTGGAGATGACCGGCATCGTCACGCGCAAGCTCGATGTCGCCATTCCGTTCCTGTTCGCCGCCATCACGCCCGCCGGGCGCGAGCTCACGCCGACCGTTGCCGCGCTCAACGCGGCGCTGCGCGCGGCGGCAAGCCTGATGCCGGGCGCGAGGCTCCACGACGGCGCCGCCGCGTTTGCCGAGGCCGCCGGCGAGGCCGTCCAAGTCGAGAGAACCGCATGA
- a CDS encoding PLP-dependent cysteine synthase family protein: protein MTPPIAPHSAMMGPPRYRRGWVDDAVAAIEADQCRTADTHLIRLIVPALAGIDIYLKDESTHPTGSLKHRLARSLFLYALCNGHIREGTPVVEASSGSTAVSEAYFAQMIGVPFYAVMPRTTSAEKIAAITHYGGNCHLIDDGRFLYAEAAALAARLGGHYMDQFTFAERATDWRGNNNIAESIFNQLQGERCPLPEWIVMSAGTGGTSATIGRYLRYRRHPTRLCVADVEHSAFFDAFCKGDCAQTCERPSLIEGVGRPRCEPSFVPGVVDRMMKVPDAASIAAMNVLTRRLRRPVGGSTGTNFLALCRLAAQMREAGTTGSLVTLICDSGERYRQTYYEPQWLAARGLDPAPVEAVLTAFLDTGTPMGLDILDADNPCQMRGAA from the coding sequence ATGACCCCTCCGATTGCTCCCCATTCGGCGATGATGGGCCCGCCGCGCTATCGCCGCGGCTGGGTCGACGACGCCGTCGCGGCCATCGAGGCCGACCAGTGCCGCACCGCGGACACGCATCTGATCCGCCTCATCGTGCCCGCGCTCGCCGGCATCGACATCTACCTCAAGGACGAGTCGACGCATCCGACCGGCAGCCTCAAGCATCGGCTGGCGCGGTCGCTGTTCCTGTACGCGCTGTGCAATGGTCACATCCGCGAGGGCACGCCGGTGGTCGAGGCCTCCTCGGGCTCCACCGCGGTGTCGGAGGCCTACTTCGCGCAGATGATCGGGGTGCCGTTCTACGCGGTGATGCCGCGCACGACGTCGGCTGAGAAGATCGCCGCGATCACGCATTACGGCGGCAACTGCCACCTGATCGATGACGGCAGGTTCCTCTATGCCGAGGCGGCCGCGCTCGCAGCGCGGCTCGGCGGCCACTACATGGACCAGTTCACCTTCGCCGAACGGGCCACCGACTGGCGCGGCAACAACAACATCGCCGAGTCGATCTTCAACCAGCTGCAGGGCGAGCGCTGTCCGCTGCCGGAATGGATCGTGATGAGCGCGGGCACCGGCGGCACCTCGGCCACGATCGGCCGCTACCTGCGCTATCGCCGCCATCCGACGCGGCTGTGCGTCGCCGATGTCGAGCACTCCGCGTTCTTCGATGCCTTCTGCAAGGGCGACTGCGCCCAGACCTGCGAGCGTCCCTCGCTGATCGAGGGCGTCGGCCGTCCGCGCTGCGAGCCGTCCTTCGTGCCGGGTGTGGTGGACCGCATGATGAAGGTGCCGGATGCGGCCTCGATCGCGGCGATGAACGTGCTGACGCGGCGGCTGCGCCGGCCGGTCGGCGGCTCGACCGGGACCAACTTCCTCGCGCTGTGCCGGCTTGCGGCCCAGATGCGCGAGGCCGGCACGACCGGCTCGCTGGTGACGCTGATCTGCGATTCCGGCGAACGCTATCGCCAGACCTACTACGAGCCGCAATGGCTCGCCGCCCGCGGCCTCGATCCGGCGCCGGTCGAGGCTGTGCTCACCGCCTTCCTCGATACCGGCACGCCAATGGGCCTCGATATCCTGGATGCCGACAATCCCTGCCAGATGCGAGGTGCCGCATGA
- a CDS encoding CMD domain-containing protein has translation MTTLIEKLAGIPTGSKLGAALKTRAEVLRLSEAAHDAVLVPRDPGGLSHALRAALAARMCRHLGSAALVAHYDGYLAHSGDADVAALAQPGGVSGDPRQDAMARHADLLTLSPRNATRGDIEALRSAGVGEPDIVRLSELAAFVNYQLRVVAGLVLLRDAS, from the coding sequence ATGACCACGCTGATCGAGAAGCTCGCGGGCATCCCCACGGGCTCGAAGCTCGGTGCCGCGCTGAAGACGCGCGCCGAGGTGCTGCGGCTCAGCGAGGCCGCGCATGATGCCGTGCTGGTGCCGCGCGATCCCGGCGGGCTCAGCCATGCGCTGCGTGCGGCACTGGCAGCACGGATGTGCCGGCACCTCGGCAGCGCCGCGCTGGTCGCGCATTACGACGGCTATCTGGCTCATTCCGGCGATGCCGACGTCGCGGCGCTCGCGCAGCCCGGCGGCGTGAGCGGCGATCCCCGCCAGGACGCCATGGCGCGGCATGCCGACCTGCTCACGCTGTCGCCACGCAACGCGACGCGCGGCGACATCGAGGCGCTGAGGTCCGCCGGTGTCGGCGAGCCCGACATCGTGCGGCTGTCAGAGCTCGCGGCGTTCGTGAACTACCAGCTGCGGGTGGTCGCGGGCCTGGTGCTGCTGAGGGATGCGTCATGA
- a CDS encoding peroxidase-related enzyme (This protein belongs to a clade of uncharacterized proteins related to peroxidases such as the alkylhydroperoxidase AhpD.), with amino-acid sequence MSKPVHDFTAKVPEWSPYVTPVEFASATPAQLSAMKVTPSNKGVSAYVLTLAHDPESLEVRSPLFNLIMYGKDGLSPAERELGAIAASVVNRCIYCTAVHASRFLAHTKRTELIETVFADELQARLPPRDQAVFDFAARLSTTPIAATVADAGVLKEAGLSELEQLDLILSAAIFGWANRLMHTLGEPLAAEG; translated from the coding sequence ATGAGCAAGCCGGTCCACGACTTTACGGCCAAGGTCCCGGAATGGTCGCCCTATGTGACCCCGGTCGAGTTCGCCAGCGCCACGCCCGCGCAGCTGTCGGCGATGAAGGTCACGCCGTCCAACAAGGGCGTGTCGGCGTATGTGCTGACCTTGGCGCACGATCCGGAATCGCTCGAGGTGCGCTCGCCGCTGTTCAACCTGATCATGTACGGCAAGGACGGCCTGAGCCCCGCTGAGCGCGAGCTCGGCGCGATCGCGGCCTCCGTGGTCAATCGCTGCATCTATTGCACGGCAGTGCATGCCTCGCGGTTCCTGGCCCATACCAAGCGGACCGAATTGATCGAGACGGTCTTCGCCGACGAGCTGCAGGCCAGGCTGCCGCCGCGTGACCAGGCCGTGTTCGACTTTGCCGCGCGGCTGTCGACGACGCCGATCGCGGCGACGGTTGCCGACGCAGGCGTGCTGAAGGAAGCCGGCCTCAGCGAGCTGGAGCAGCTCGACCTGATCCTGTCGGCGGCGATCTTCGGCTGGGCCAACCGTCTCATGCACACGCTGGGCGAGCCGCTCGCCGCGGAGGGCTGA